A single Tumebacillus sp. BK434 DNA region contains:
- a CDS encoding MFS transporter, which translates to MNRTFYLYVNAFSHLGTMMDMIVVNSLMISLTGGNTLWLSACLGIRVLGGLLASLYSGVLADRFDRKKIMLFTDFARAALLLLIIAFPTPVMILIISFLIGFLATFFQVAFSAEVPQIFGEDKVLEVNALIMRLSSIAMVIGFFSSGIVTEKFGFTTVLAVDALSFVLSGVALLLMKWERTSRPPRPAVPAKGKLASILEDLREVKRYLWLKPLLLTVFGVYLVQTAGASGHNVGIPLLAAALDPAAQAKIYGFIWGTWGIGSVAATFLIVKLELIKKHLYGFYYGTAVLAGLGFITFLSSENPWLIFPVVFLVGVSEAVCGTTFNVLMQQSDNAVRGRVFGVSALLNRLGFASGFLLVPLLMKGLTMPQTIWVCQGAVIAAVLWAVWRTAAHTSKKPPNNTAA; encoded by the coding sequence ATGAACCGCACCTTTTACCTCTATGTCAACGCGTTTTCCCATCTCGGTACGATGATGGACATGATCGTGGTCAACTCGCTGATGATCTCGCTCACCGGTGGCAACACGCTGTGGCTGTCGGCGTGCCTCGGGATCCGCGTGTTGGGCGGCCTGCTCGCCTCGCTGTATTCGGGCGTGCTGGCCGACCGCTTTGACCGCAAGAAGATCATGCTGTTCACCGACTTTGCCCGCGCGGCGCTGCTTTTGCTGATCATCGCTTTTCCCACCCCGGTGATGATCCTCATCATCTCGTTTCTGATCGGCTTCCTCGCGACGTTCTTCCAAGTCGCGTTCAGCGCCGAAGTCCCGCAGATCTTCGGTGAAGACAAAGTGCTGGAAGTCAACGCCTTGATCATGCGCCTGAGCTCGATCGCCATGGTCATCGGCTTCTTCTCATCGGGCATCGTCACGGAGAAATTTGGCTTCACGACGGTGCTGGCGGTCGACGCCTTGTCGTTCGTCCTCTCCGGCGTCGCGCTGCTGCTGATGAAATGGGAGCGCACGAGCCGCCCGCCGCGGCCCGCAGTGCCGGCCAAAGGCAAGCTCGCGTCGATCCTCGAAGACTTGCGCGAAGTCAAGCGCTACCTCTGGCTGAAGCCGCTGCTGCTGACCGTTTTTGGCGTCTATCTCGTCCAGACGGCCGGTGCGAGCGGGCACAACGTCGGCATTCCGCTGTTGGCAGCCGCCCTTGACCCGGCGGCGCAGGCGAAGATCTACGGTTTCATCTGGGGCACGTGGGGGATCGGGAGCGTCGCTGCCACCTTCTTGATCGTCAAGCTCGAGCTGATTAAAAAGCACCTTTACGGCTTTTACTACGGGACGGCCGTGCTCGCCGGACTCGGCTTTATCACCTTTTTATCCAGTGAAAATCCGTGGCTGATCTTCCCGGTCGTCTTTCTGGTCGGGGTGAGCGAAGCGGTATGCGGCACGACGTTTAACGTGCTGATGCAGCAGTCTGACAATGCGGTGCGGGGGCGCGTGTTTGGCGTCTCCGCACTGCTCAACCGCTTGGGATTTGCCAGCGGCTTCCTGCTGGTGCCCTTGCTGATGAAAGGCCTGACCATGCCGCAGACGATCTGGGTCTGCCAGGGCGCCGTCATCGCGGCAGTCCTCTGGGCAGTCTGGAGAACGGCCGCCCACACTTCTAAAAAACCGCCGAATAATACGGCCGCGTAA
- a CDS encoding non-ribosomal peptide synthetase — protein MTSTGVYLFPLSYAQQRMWFLDKFVQDGAAYNITGAVRMRGALDLLALADALAAVARRHETLHTSFREVDGELMQVIDPSAELAVPLVDVSHLQGEAQDAEVQRLALAEARTPFDLQIAPLLRTTLLKLGAEEHVLLVTLHHIIADGWSMGVLIREMGAYYRALLHGEPDPLPELPIQYADYANWQKEYLTSGVLDQQLAYWQDKLQGPLPVLDLPTDFARPAVQTLKGTFREFFLDKELTDRLKEVSLQEGVSLFMTLLAAFNVLLHRYTGQNDLIVGTPIAGRTREELEGLIGLFLNTLAIRADLSGDPTFVDVLGRVRDSAFGAYAHQDVPFERLVEEVSQARDLSRTPLFQVMFILQNAPSAEADLPGVTMETVQVDTGTSKFDLTLYLTEKENGIYGTIEYSTDLFRTETAERMMRHFQNLLRAIAADPAAKIGTLPLLDAAERTQLLTGWNETAAPYREDGLIHELIAEQAARTPDATAVECAGAALTFRELNARANTMAHRLQEQGIGAEGIVGIRMERSLEMIIAMLGVLKAGGAYLPLDPTYPAERLAFMTEDAGVQVVLTRERVAEAAAVGTDIAPHCPAGPDNTAYVIFTSGSTGKPKGVMVQHSNVVNFFAGMDETIGCKAGDSIAAVTSIGFDISVLELFWTLANGCQVVLHTEADVLSANLQPGVTMLQCTPSLMGMMLANAAARPGLQGLQKILLGGEAMPAALAQTVKSELGARLFNMYGPTEATVWATVHEVQDATVPIPLGRPIANTGLYILDQQLQPVPVGVAGELHIGGAGVSRGYLGREELTAERFIRNPFGEGRLYKTGDLAAWNADGTVKYLGRLDHQVKLRGFRIELGEIETRLAQHPNVREAVVTAPDNRVLAAYIVSDGQAPTSGDLRLWLQDGLPEYMVPALYIFLDQLPLTPNGKVDRNALPLPEGDRPELSTAYVAPSTPLEKQIAGIWQEYLNVEKVGVNDNFFELGGQSILVVQIHSRLAELGHQLAVVQLFQYPTVRSLAQFITGSNEENVVDAGKNRADTRQAMRDRRQARSNRRK, from the coding sequence ATGACCTCTACGGGCGTTTACCTGTTCCCGCTGTCCTATGCGCAACAGCGAATGTGGTTTCTCGATAAATTTGTTCAGGACGGCGCCGCCTACAACATCACCGGTGCGGTCCGCATGCGCGGGGCGCTGGATCTGCTGGCGCTCGCCGATGCGTTGGCTGCCGTTGCAAGGCGCCATGAAACGCTGCACACTTCGTTTCGGGAAGTGGACGGCGAGCTGATGCAGGTGATCGACCCGTCGGCCGAACTGGCTGTCCCGCTGGTCGATGTCAGCCACCTTCAGGGCGAAGCGCAGGACGCGGAAGTGCAGCGGCTGGCCCTGGCTGAGGCACGCACCCCGTTCGACCTGCAGATCGCGCCGCTTCTGCGCACCACGCTGTTGAAGCTGGGCGCCGAGGAGCATGTGCTGCTCGTGACCTTGCACCACATCATCGCCGACGGCTGGTCGATGGGCGTGCTGATCAGGGAGATGGGGGCCTATTACCGCGCCCTGCTTCACGGCGAGCCCGACCCGCTGCCCGAGCTGCCGATCCAATACGCCGACTATGCGAACTGGCAAAAAGAGTACCTCACATCAGGCGTGCTCGACCAGCAGCTCGCTTATTGGCAGGACAAGCTGCAGGGGCCGCTCCCCGTGCTCGATCTGCCGACCGATTTCGCCCGCCCGGCTGTGCAGACGCTGAAAGGGACATTCCGGGAGTTCTTCTTGGACAAAGAGCTGACCGACCGCTTGAAGGAAGTCTCGCTGCAGGAAGGCGTGTCCTTGTTCATGACCTTGCTGGCAGCGTTCAACGTTTTGCTCCATCGCTATACGGGGCAGAATGACCTGATCGTCGGCACTCCGATCGCCGGCCGGACGCGCGAGGAGCTTGAAGGGCTGATCGGTCTGTTTTTGAACACGCTGGCGATCCGCGCCGACCTGTCGGGCGACCCGACGTTTGTCGACGTGCTGGGCCGGGTGCGCGATTCTGCGTTCGGAGCGTATGCGCATCAGGACGTGCCGTTTGAGCGGCTTGTCGAAGAAGTGTCGCAGGCGCGCGACTTGAGCCGCACGCCGTTGTTCCAAGTGATGTTCATCCTGCAAAACGCGCCCAGCGCCGAGGCGGACCTGCCGGGCGTGACGATGGAGACGGTGCAGGTCGACACGGGCACATCCAAATTCGACCTGACGCTGTACCTGACTGAGAAAGAGAACGGGATTTACGGCACGATCGAATACAGCACCGATCTGTTCCGCACAGAGACGGCTGAGCGGATGATGCGCCATTTCCAAAACCTGCTCCGTGCCATCGCGGCCGACCCGGCTGCGAAGATCGGCACCTTGCCGCTGCTCGATGCGGCGGAGCGGACCCAACTGCTCACCGGGTGGAACGAGACGGCAGCGCCGTATCGCGAAGATGGGCTGATCCACGAGCTGATCGCGGAGCAAGCAGCACGAACGCCCGATGCGACGGCGGTGGAATGTGCCGGTGCAGCGCTGACCTTCCGCGAACTGAACGCCCGCGCCAACACTATGGCGCATCGCTTGCAGGAGCAGGGCATCGGTGCGGAAGGGATTGTCGGCATCCGCATGGAGCGGTCCTTGGAAATGATCATCGCCATGCTGGGCGTTCTGAAGGCGGGCGGCGCCTACCTGCCGCTCGACCCGACCTATCCGGCAGAGCGCCTCGCCTTCATGACGGAAGACGCCGGGGTGCAAGTCGTGCTGACCCGCGAGCGGGTCGCCGAAGCTGCCGCGGTCGGCACCGATATCGCGCCGCACTGTCCGGCCGGCCCGGACAACACCGCGTACGTCATTTTCACCTCCGGCTCGACCGGCAAGCCCAAAGGCGTGATGGTGCAGCACAGCAACGTCGTCAACTTCTTCGCCGGAATGGACGAAACGATCGGCTGCAAAGCGGGGGACAGCATTGCTGCCGTGACGTCGATCGGCTTTGACATCTCCGTGCTGGAGCTGTTCTGGACGCTGGCGAACGGCTGTCAAGTCGTTCTGCACACCGAAGCGGATGTGTTGAGCGCCAACTTGCAGCCGGGTGTGACGATGCTGCAGTGCACACCGTCACTGATGGGCATGATGCTCGCCAACGCAGCGGCCCGCCCGGGGCTGCAAGGTTTGCAAAAGATCCTGCTCGGCGGTGAAGCGATGCCGGCTGCATTGGCCCAAACGGTCAAAAGCGAGCTCGGCGCCCGCCTGTTCAACATGTACGGGCCGACCGAAGCGACCGTCTGGGCGACCGTGCACGAAGTGCAGGACGCGACCGTGCCGATCCCGCTCGGCCGTCCGATCGCCAACACCGGGCTGTACATCCTCGACCAGCAATTGCAGCCGGTGCCGGTCGGCGTGGCCGGTGAGCTGCACATCGGCGGGGCAGGCGTGTCGCGCGGCTACCTAGGCCGCGAGGAGCTGACCGCCGAGCGTTTCATCCGGAACCCGTTTGGCGAGGGCCGCCTGTATAAGACGGGCGACCTTGCCGCCTGGAACGCGGATGGCACGGTCAAATACCTCGGCCGCCTCGACCATCAGGTCAAGCTGCGCGGCTTCCGCATCGAGCTTGGCGAGATCGAAACGCGGCTCGCTCAGCATCCGAACGTGCGGGAAGCGGTCGTCACAGCGCCCGACAATCGCGTGCTGGCCGCCTACATCGTAAGCGATGGTCAGGCGCCGACGAGCGGCGACCTCAGGCTCTGGCTGCAGGACGGGCTGCCGGAGTACATGGTGCCTGCGCTGTACATCTTCCTCGACCAGCTGCCGTTGACGCCGAACGGCAAAGTCGACCGCAACGCCTTGCCGCTCCCGGAAGGCGATCGCCCGGAGCTGAGCACAGCATATGTCGCGCCTTCGACGCCGCTGGAGAAGCAGATCGCCGGCATCTGGCAGGAGTATCTGAACGTGGAGAAAGTTGGCGTCAACGACAACTTTTTCGAACTGGGCGGCCAGTCGATCCTCGTCGTCCAGATCCACAGCCGTCTGGCCGAGCTCGGGCACCAGCTCGCGGTCGTCCAGCTGTTCCAATACCCGACGGTGCGCTCGCTGGCGCAGTTCATCACCGGCTCGAACGAAGAAAACGTCGTCGATGCAGGCAAAAACCGCGCCGATACGCGGCAAGCGATGCGCGACCGCAGACAAGCGCGGTCGAATCGGCGAAAATAA
- a CDS encoding acetyl-CoA hydrolase/transferase C-terminal domain-containing protein, protein MTLTSAYQSKLRTPEDAVRLIEPGDDILVPLSAGEPPALLDALPTHSGLQGNRLFQMLSMRPALEIEPERLRLISMFLGAGDRPGFRAGRVDLLPNHFSDLPDLLRGMTRNRVLMATVSPMDADGCFSIGTNCDYIGTLIADAKLILLEVNEYMPRTRGKNVLHISQVAALVENHVELPLLQEPEITEHDAEIGRLIAGLIEDGDTVQIGFGAIPNAVMNFLQGHKDLGVFTEMLPDKAVDLYEAGVITGRRKKIYPGQMTTTFALGSRKLYNFLHDNQDVLFLPVSWTNDVRVLAQIDNLVSINSTVEVDFLGQCNSETVGGSYYSSTGGQADFARGARLSPNGRGIICLHSTAKNGTISKIVPALHPGSVVTTSKNDVDMIVTEYGVARLKGKAIRERTRALIAIAHPKFREELEVQARKMGYLI, encoded by the coding sequence ATGACGCTCACCAGTGCTTATCAAAGCAAACTCCGCACCCCGGAAGATGCGGTGCGCCTGATCGAACCGGGCGACGACATCCTCGTGCCACTCTCGGCCGGGGAACCGCCCGCCCTGCTCGATGCCTTGCCCACGCACAGCGGCTTGCAAGGCAACCGCCTGTTCCAGATGCTCTCCATGCGCCCGGCCCTCGAGATCGAGCCGGAACGCCTCCGGCTCATCTCGATGTTCCTCGGCGCCGGCGACCGCCCCGGTTTTCGCGCAGGGCGGGTCGATCTCCTGCCGAACCACTTTTCCGACCTGCCCGACCTGCTGCGGGGCATGACCCGCAACCGTGTGCTGATGGCGACCGTCTCGCCGATGGACGCGGACGGCTGCTTTTCGATCGGCACCAACTGTGATTACATCGGCACTCTGATCGCCGACGCCAAGCTGATTCTGCTCGAAGTCAACGAGTACATGCCGCGCACCCGCGGCAAAAACGTCCTCCACATCTCCCAAGTCGCCGCCCTCGTCGAGAACCACGTCGAACTGCCGCTCCTGCAAGAGCCGGAGATCACTGAGCATGATGCAGAGATCGGCCGCCTGATCGCCGGCCTCATCGAGGATGGCGATACCGTGCAGATCGGCTTCGGCGCGATCCCCAACGCCGTGATGAACTTCCTGCAAGGGCACAAAGACCTCGGCGTGTTCACCGAAATGCTGCCCGACAAAGCGGTTGACCTGTATGAAGCGGGCGTCATCACCGGACGCCGCAAGAAGATCTACCCCGGTCAGATGACCACCACATTTGCGCTCGGCAGCCGCAAGCTGTACAACTTCCTGCATGACAATCAGGATGTGTTGTTCCTGCCCGTCTCCTGGACGAACGACGTGCGGGTCCTCGCGCAGATCGACAACCTCGTCTCGATCAACTCCACCGTCGAAGTCGACTTCCTCGGCCAATGCAATTCGGAGACGGTCGGCGGCTCGTATTATTCGTCAACCGGCGGCCAGGCCGATTTTGCCCGCGGGGCGCGCTTGTCCCCAAACGGACGCGGCATCATCTGCCTGCACTCCACCGCCAAAAACGGCACGATCTCCAAGATCGTCCCCGCCCTGCACCCGGGCTCGGTCGTCACCACTTCGAAAAACGATGTCGACATGATCGTCACCGAATACGGCGTCGCCCGGCTGAAAGGCAAAGCGATCCGCGAGCGCACCCGCGCCTTGATCGCCATCGCCCACCCGAAATTTCGCGAGGAACTGGAAGTTCAGGCCCGCAAAATGGGATATTTGATCTAA
- a CDS encoding P1 family peptidase, with the protein MKGRIREYGVVIGSLRPGPGNRITDVPGVTVGHCTLDDGPVKTGVTAVLPHGGNLFRDKVLAVAHVINGFGKTAGTIQIEELGTIETPILLTNTLSVGRVSDALVEVMLEQNPEIGVTTGTVNPVVGECNDGYLNDIRGLHVQKEHVRVALSSAAADFAEGAVGAGTGMSCYGLKGGIGSASRVIELGSTEYTLGVLVLSNFGRQQDFMLHGMPAGAWIAELERSPEAPEKGSIIFILATDLPLSERQLKRVSKRCAVGLTRTGSFIGNGSGDVVIGFTTGNRVQHDEPNAVVSLQMLNENEIDAAFRAAAEAAEEAILNSMTAAKTTVGRDGHDRKGLADYLDAVLTKSRTRA; encoded by the coding sequence GTGAAGGGGCGGATTCGCGAGTATGGCGTGGTGATCGGGTCGCTGCGCCCCGGTCCCGGCAATCGGATCACCGACGTGCCGGGCGTGACGGTCGGGCATTGCACGCTCGATGACGGCCCGGTGAAGACGGGGGTAACGGCGGTATTGCCGCACGGGGGCAATCTGTTTCGGGACAAGGTGCTGGCCGTCGCGCATGTGATCAACGGCTTCGGCAAGACGGCGGGCACGATTCAGATCGAGGAGCTCGGGACGATCGAGACGCCGATCCTGCTGACGAACACGCTGTCGGTCGGTCGGGTGAGCGATGCGCTGGTGGAAGTGATGCTGGAGCAGAATCCGGAGATCGGGGTGACCACCGGGACGGTAAATCCGGTGGTCGGCGAGTGCAATGACGGGTACCTGAATGATATACGCGGCTTGCACGTGCAAAAAGAACATGTGCGAGTCGCGCTGTCCTCCGCCGCTGCCGACTTTGCGGAAGGCGCCGTCGGCGCAGGTACCGGCATGAGCTGCTACGGGCTGAAAGGCGGCATCGGCTCCGCGTCGCGGGTGATCGAGCTTGGCAGCACGGAATATACGCTCGGCGTGCTCGTGCTCTCGAACTTCGGCAGGCAGCAAGATTTCATGCTGCACGGGATGCCCGCCGGGGCGTGGATCGCCGAATTGGAACGCTCACCAGAAGCGCCGGAAAAAGGCTCGATCATCTTTATTCTGGCGACCGACCTGCCGCTTTCAGAGCGGCAGTTAAAACGGGTCAGCAAGCGCTGTGCGGTGGGCTTGACCCGCACCGGGTCGTTCATCGGGAATGGCAGCGGCGATGTGGTGATCGGGTTTACGACGGGAAACCGGGTGCAGCATGACGAACCGAATGCGGTCGTCAGCTTGCAGATGCTGAATGAAAATGAGATCGACGCCGCCTTTCGCGCGGCGGCAGAAGCGGCGGAAGAGGCGATTTTGAACTCGATGACCGCCGCGAAGACGACCGTCGGGCGCGATGGCCATGACCGCAAGGGGCTGGCCGACTACTTGGATGCGGTGCTGACAAAATCACGAACGAGAGCCTGA
- the dat gene encoding D-amino-acid transaminase, with protein MAIGFINGEWIPVDQTVLPIDERGHNFGDGVYEVIRVYQGVPFKMREHLVRLEQSAEAILLTMNYSIPELEALIAEGLEKTGLQEAAVYLQVTRGIAKRVHLFPDVPASTTMTIRPAADISDKIREQGVHVTLVDDERWKNCFIKSLNLLPNVIAKQKATDAGFYEAVFVRDGVVLEGSSCNLFLVKDGVLITPPANRFILHGITRATLLDIAKELGVPVEEKEFGPDLLLAADEAFLTSTSMEVMPVVKIDGRQIGSGQPGEIARKLHRNYRAKYQQIGV; from the coding sequence ATGGCGATTGGGTTTATCAATGGAGAGTGGATCCCGGTCGATCAAACGGTGCTGCCGATTGACGAGCGCGGTCATAATTTTGGCGACGGCGTGTACGAAGTGATTCGCGTGTACCAAGGCGTGCCGTTTAAGATGCGTGAACATCTGGTGCGATTGGAGCAGAGTGCGGAAGCGATCCTGCTGACGATGAACTATTCGATCCCGGAGCTGGAAGCGCTGATCGCGGAAGGTCTGGAGAAGACCGGCTTGCAGGAAGCGGCGGTCTATCTGCAGGTCACCCGCGGCATTGCCAAGCGCGTGCACCTGTTCCCGGATGTGCCGGCTTCGACGACGATGACGATCCGTCCGGCTGCCGACATCTCCGACAAGATCCGCGAGCAAGGCGTCCATGTGACGCTGGTCGACGATGAGCGCTGGAAGAACTGCTTCATCAAGTCGCTCAACCTGCTGCCGAACGTGATCGCCAAACAAAAGGCGACCGATGCCGGCTTCTATGAAGCGGTGTTTGTGCGCGACGGCGTGGTGCTGGAAGGGTCGAGCTGCAACCTGTTCCTCGTCAAGGACGGCGTGCTGATCACGCCGCCGGCGAACCGCTTTATCCTGCACGGCATCACGCGGGCGACATTGCTTGACATCGCGAAGGAGCTCGGGGTGCCGGTCGAGGAGAAGGAATTTGGTCCGGACTTGCTGCTGGCGGCAGATGAAGCGTTTTTGACGTCGACGTCGATGGAAGTGATGCCGGTGGTGAAGATCGACGGCCGGCAGATCGGCAGCGGCCAGCCGGGCGAGATTGCGCGCAAGCTGCATCGGAACTACCGCGCGAAATACCAGCAGATCGGAGTGTAA
- a CDS encoding M14 family zinc carboxypeptidase — MKKQALAGALSLTLITMTPYAVFADNPAAAWTNVNAYETQETNGSLFNQQNYDFVKYSALAQKLQTLAKQSNRVTVNVSGQSSQGRDLYTVTISDPQAKGKYGYYQALRKQMFKNPEKAQSWVEKHEDFKVPVMINGSIHGTEFVGTDAVLQLIERFALQNDATTKEILANNILIFNVVANPDGRYDGTRFNGNGIDLNRDFITQSQPETKQTVDLITEWNPMVFLDLHGYVKNSSSQLGLIEPCTPPHNPNYEYDLFSKWSVAQAEAMEAEILSNKKQYSANYQDLASVYIPQRDDSFGWDDYPPIFTPMYALYHGSYGYTLEAPTNDWDGVRWQYDAVIGALKYATQNKKAMLTDQIEVFKRGINFDHPFHQQGFFPNAYLLPVNAADPTVTEKAVNHLLQNDITVEQAKKAFTANGKQYPAGTYIVPMDQAKAGLANTMLWDGEDISADTPAMYDISAWSLPELWGFAADPVQAPFNVQTATVKSVHTQGALIGKGPYQIPNSSVQAVHLANELLQQGVEVKRDQAGNFYVPNSSVLLSQVKASGLTLQTAAVPSDAKLLDAVQVAIVKDGGMNKGQSHSGTKLALQRLGFAVTELHPRTVAAQGLNGFDALIYSGTERLIATTNSVANAEFGLQSAEELAKFKANVNAFVDGGGKYIAVGAGGSLAAKTLGLTSVGVNVGSSNANGIVKINYSDSPLTAGYGSNDIGFVYRPVWYTNTAGYAVDASYANEGGFFLAGHWINSKSAQGKPVIVHDPSKEVTLIGLEAGFRDHTDYLFRLLANAIYE, encoded by the coding sequence ATGAAGAAACAAGCACTCGCAGGCGCACTCAGCCTGACCCTGATCACCATGACCCCGTATGCAGTTTTTGCCGACAATCCTGCAGCCGCGTGGACGAATGTGAATGCATACGAAACGCAAGAGACGAACGGCAGCCTGTTCAACCAGCAAAACTACGATTTTGTCAAATACAGCGCCCTCGCGCAAAAGCTCCAAACCCTCGCCAAACAGAGCAACCGCGTCACCGTCAACGTGAGCGGCCAGTCTTCGCAAGGCCGCGACCTGTATACGGTCACCATCTCCGACCCGCAGGCGAAAGGCAAATATGGCTACTACCAGGCGCTGCGCAAACAGATGTTCAAGAACCCGGAGAAAGCGCAGTCGTGGGTGGAAAAGCATGAAGATTTCAAAGTGCCGGTCATGATCAACGGCTCGATTCACGGCACCGAATTTGTCGGCACCGATGCTGTGCTGCAGCTGATCGAGCGGTTCGCGCTGCAAAATGACGCGACCACCAAGGAGATCCTGGCCAACAACATCCTGATTTTCAACGTCGTCGCCAACCCGGACGGCCGCTATGACGGCACCCGCTTCAACGGCAACGGCATCGACCTCAACCGCGACTTCATCACCCAGTCCCAGCCGGAGACCAAACAGACGGTCGATCTGATCACCGAATGGAACCCGATGGTGTTTCTCGATCTGCACGGCTATGTGAAAAACTCGTCCAGCCAGCTCGGCTTGATCGAACCGTGCACGCCTCCGCACAACCCGAACTACGAATATGACCTGTTCTCCAAATGGTCGGTCGCGCAAGCGGAAGCGATGGAAGCGGAGATCCTTTCCAACAAAAAACAGTACAGCGCGAACTACCAAGACCTCGCCAGCGTCTACATTCCGCAGCGCGACGATTCCTTCGGCTGGGACGATTATCCGCCGATCTTCACGCCGATGTACGCGCTGTACCACGGCTCCTACGGCTACACGCTGGAAGCGCCGACCAACGATTGGGACGGTGTGCGCTGGCAATATGATGCGGTGATCGGCGCGCTGAAATACGCCACCCAAAACAAAAAAGCGATGCTGACCGACCAGATCGAAGTGTTTAAGCGCGGGATCAACTTCGACCACCCGTTTCATCAGCAAGGCTTTTTCCCGAACGCTTACCTGCTCCCGGTCAACGCGGCCGACCCGACGGTGACCGAAAAAGCGGTCAACCACCTGCTGCAAAACGACATCACCGTCGAGCAGGCGAAAAAAGCGTTCACCGCAAACGGCAAACAATACCCGGCCGGCACCTACATCGTGCCGATGGATCAGGCGAAAGCGGGTCTCGCCAACACCATGCTCTGGGATGGCGAAGACATCTCGGCCGATACCCCGGCGATGTACGACATCTCCGCCTGGAGCCTGCCGGAATTGTGGGGTTTCGCAGCCGATCCGGTACAGGCGCCGTTTAACGTCCAGACCGCAACAGTCAAATCTGTGCATACACAAGGCGCCCTGATCGGCAAAGGACCGTACCAGATCCCCAATTCCTCTGTGCAAGCGGTGCACCTCGCCAACGAATTGCTGCAGCAAGGCGTGGAAGTCAAACGCGATCAGGCTGGCAATTTCTATGTGCCGAACAGCTCGGTGCTCCTGTCGCAGGTCAAAGCGTCCGGTCTCACCCTGCAGACGGCAGCCGTTCCATCCGATGCCAAACTGCTCGACGCTGTGCAGGTCGCCATCGTCAAAGACGGCGGGATGAACAAAGGCCAGTCCCACTCCGGCACCAAGCTCGCGTTGCAGCGCCTCGGCTTCGCCGTGACCGAACTGCATCCGCGCACGGTGGCTGCCCAAGGCTTGAACGGCTTCGACGCGCTGATCTACAGCGGCACCGAGCGGCTGATCGCGACGACAAACAGCGTCGCCAACGCCGAATTCGGCCTGCAGTCGGCCGAGGAGCTGGCAAAGTTTAAAGCGAACGTCAACGCGTTCGTAGACGGCGGCGGCAAATACATCGCTGTCGGCGCTGGCGGTTCGCTGGCGGCGAAGACGCTCGGCTTGACTTCGGTCGGCGTGAACGTCGGCTCCTCCAACGCAAACGGCATCGTCAAGATCAACTACAGCGATTCGCCGCTGACCGCAGGCTACGGGTCGAACGACATCGGGTTCGTCTATCGCCCGGTCTGGTACACCAATACGGCAGGCTATGCGGTGGATGCGTCCTATGCGAACGAGGGCGGGTTCTTCCTCGCCGGGCATTGGATCAACAGCAAGAGCGCCCAAGGCAAGCCGGTCATCGTGCACGACCCGTCGAAAGAGGTGACCTTGATCGGCCTCGAAGCCGGTTTCCGCGACCATACCGACTACCTGTTCCGACTGTTAGCGAATGCGATTTATGAGTAA